In Mastigocladopsis repens PCC 10914, a single window of DNA contains:
- a CDS encoding glycosyltransferase yields MNKQPLRIAIFTSLYAPFLTGVSVAVHQRVRWLLQQGHEVFLIHPEINDQYPKSVSNRPMPGLNELKPFPNFSDYEFPTQPLIFYKSLPQPLHYRHWSDTELLLKFQPDIIVVEEAAQMRGFYSLYLQGYGRPIGIEYAKRTGTPIVSLFHTDIVAYIQYYLGNQFFNLFRPIIPFLVKQFTEVYDVNFFSSREQLAKYKQMKSQRSEYLPYQGVDCQKFNPANICYNPIPNDGRPTLLFVGRITAEKNVNQLLDAYPIIAAKIPDVHLVIIGSGPQDEEIRGRAEEFKSGVTVWGESHGTELLGWYARADVFVNASVTENFCTANNEALASGTPVVAAVAPSTAEQVMPGLNGFLAEPNNPTDFANKVIAILENPQLKEEMSQQARLSILEFDWSVCMEKFEDKLYELVKAPNSKFVIHNS; encoded by the coding sequence ATGAACAAGCAACCTCTTCGCATTGCGATTTTTACAAGCTTGTATGCTCCGTTCTTAACGGGGGTCTCCGTAGCAGTACACCAACGGGTTCGTTGGTTGTTACAACAGGGGCATGAAGTCTTTCTCATTCACCCTGAAATCAACGACCAGTACCCCAAATCTGTTAGCAATCGTCCCATGCCAGGGCTGAATGAGTTAAAGCCTTTCCCCAATTTTTCCGACTATGAATTTCCAACACAGCCGCTGATATTTTATAAGTCTCTTCCTCAACCATTGCACTATCGGCATTGGAGCGATACTGAGTTACTTTTGAAGTTTCAGCCCGACATTATAGTGGTTGAAGAAGCGGCGCAAATGAGAGGGTTTTACTCGCTTTATTTGCAAGGTTACGGTCGCCCCATTGGAATTGAATACGCAAAACGAACAGGCACTCCAATAGTATCTCTCTTCCATACTGATATCGTTGCCTATATCCAATATTACTTAGGAAATCAATTTTTTAACCTTTTTCGTCCTATCATTCCCTTTTTGGTGAAGCAGTTCACTGAAGTGTATGATGTCAATTTCTTTTCTTCTCGAGAACAGCTTGCTAAGTACAAACAAATGAAATCTCAACGCAGCGAATATCTCCCTTACCAAGGAGTGGATTGCCAAAAATTTAATCCGGCAAACATCTGTTATAATCCTATTCCTAACGACGGCAGACCGACTCTCCTTTTTGTCGGACGCATTACCGCAGAAAAGAATGTCAACCAACTCCTAGACGCATATCCAATAATTGCCGCCAAAATTCCTGATGTCCACTTGGTCATCATTGGCAGTGGTCCCCAAGATGAGGAAATCCGTGGGCGTGCCGAAGAGTTTAAATCCGGTGTGACTGTGTGGGGTGAGTCCCACGGAACAGAACTTTTAGGATGGTACGCTCGTGCAGATGTCTTTGTGAACGCTTCGGTTACTGAAAACTTTTGCACAGCAAATAACGAAGCACTGGCTTCTGGAACCCCTGTTGTGGCTGCTGTTGCACCCTCAACTGCGGAGCAGGTTATGCCTGGTTTGAATGGCTTCCTCGCTGAACCCAATAACCCAACTGATTTCGCTAACAAGGTGATTGCAATTCTTGAAAATCCTCAGCTTAAAGAAGAAATGTCTCAACAAGCTCGCCTCTCCATACTTGAATTTGATTGGTCGGTATGTATGGAAAAGTTTGAGGATAAACTTTATGAGCTTGTTAAAGCACCCAACAGCAAATTCGTAATTCATAATTCGTAA
- a CDS encoding SDR family NAD(P)-dependent oxidoreductase, whose product MKTIAGKTVVLTGASGGIGVFIARALAREQATVVGVSRSKESLEKISAEVEIAGGRGISIPFDISKVEELSVLVQQIHELAGPIDILINNAAIEKYRPFQNYTLEDIQSILTTNLVAPMELSRLILPSMVDRNSGHIVNISSGSGKKGAPYNSIYSASKAGMIMWTDSMRQELTNTNVGVSVVCPGYTSAGMFVNFGLPAPSLARVHRPLDVAIAVIQAIKQNQGEVLLDGVLTRLLFSNIQLFPNFGDAIYRWIGLTKLNRTCAENQMRDESSAQN is encoded by the coding sequence ATGAAAACCATAGCAGGTAAGACAGTGGTCTTGACCGGTGCATCTGGTGGAATTGGAGTATTTATTGCCCGTGCTCTGGCAAGAGAACAGGCAACTGTAGTCGGAGTTTCTCGTTCCAAGGAAAGTTTAGAGAAAATATCTGCTGAGGTCGAAATTGCAGGTGGGAGAGGCATAAGTATTCCATTTGACATCAGCAAAGTGGAAGAATTATCAGTTCTAGTGCAGCAAATTCATGAGCTTGCAGGTCCAATTGATATTTTGATTAACAATGCTGCAATAGAAAAATATCGACCTTTCCAAAATTACACCTTAGAAGATATCCAATCAATATTAACGACCAATCTAGTTGCACCGATGGAATTATCCCGTTTGATACTGCCAAGCATGGTAGATCGCAATAGCGGTCACATCGTCAATATTTCATCTGGTTCCGGTAAAAAGGGAGCGCCTTACAACAGCATTTACTCAGCTAGTAAAGCGGGTATGATTATGTGGACAGATTCAATGCGGCAGGAATTAACTAATACCAATGTAGGGGTTTCTGTAGTCTGTCCTGGGTATACTTCAGCAGGAATGTTTGTCAATTTTGGCTTACCAGCACCAAGTTTAGCACGGGTTCACAGACCACTTGATGTGGCGATCGCTGTTATCCAAGCTATCAAGCAAAACCAAGGAGAAGTCTTACTTGATGGAGTTTTAACAAGGCTTCTGTTTTCAAACATACAACTTTTTCCTAACTTTGGAGATGCAATTTATCGCTGGATTGGTTTAACCAAACTGAACCGAACCTGTGCAGAAAATCAAATGCGTGATGAAAGTTCTGCACAAAATTAG
- a CDS encoding GMC oxidoreductase, producing the protein MADSHYDAIIIGTGAGGGTLANLLAASGKKILVLERGSFLPKEKANWDSEQVHKKERYLNSEVWHKKDGKPLRPATYYYVGGNTKFYGGALFRFREQDFEKIIHKDGISHEWHLKYRDFAPYYDRAEKLYEVHGKRGLDPTEPPSSEDYPFPPVSHEPFIEQIHDALKEKSFHPFYLPLGIKLNEANRFLSTCIRCDTCDGFPCFLNAKADADINGVRPALVYPNLTLMTNAKVLRLYTSASGREVTGVEAEISGKRHIFSGDIVVVACGAVNSAVLLLKSANDQHPNGLANSSHLVGRNYMAHKFAVVMALSAKQNPTSFQKTLAINDFYWGEKDFPYPMGSIQLLGNLNKDKIAANGPPFMPSILSEAVANHSVAWLLITEDLPDPNNRVRVEGEKIFLDYTNNNEEALNRLIKRWNQVLKSIEHRQRNGAFSLYANLKMSLQEVTHQCGTCRFGEDPKTSVLDLNCRTHDVDNLYVVDSSFFPSSTAINPSLTIMANALRVGDHLLERLGCHLKSG; encoded by the coding sequence ATGGCTGATAGTCATTATGATGCCATCATTATTGGCACGGGTGCCGGTGGTGGAACTTTAGCTAATTTATTGGCAGCCAGTGGCAAGAAAATTTTAGTCCTAGAACGAGGAAGTTTTTTACCCAAAGAAAAAGCCAATTGGGATTCGGAGCAAGTTCATAAAAAAGAACGCTATCTGAATTCTGAGGTTTGGCACAAAAAAGATGGCAAACCATTGCGTCCCGCAACATACTATTATGTTGGCGGTAACACCAAATTTTATGGCGGTGCTTTATTCAGATTTCGTGAGCAGGACTTTGAAAAAATCATTCATAAAGACGGCATCTCTCACGAATGGCATTTGAAGTATCGGGATTTTGCCCCGTACTACGATAGGGCTGAAAAATTGTACGAAGTACATGGGAAGCGTGGTTTAGATCCTACTGAACCCCCAAGCAGTGAAGACTATCCCTTTCCACCAGTTAGTCACGAACCCTTTATTGAACAAATTCATGATGCTTTAAAAGAAAAAAGCTTTCATCCATTTTATTTACCACTTGGTATCAAGCTCAATGAAGCCAATCGTTTTTTAAGTACTTGTATTCGTTGTGATACTTGTGATGGGTTCCCGTGTTTTCTCAATGCCAAAGCTGACGCTGACATTAACGGTGTACGTCCAGCACTGGTCTATCCTAATTTAACTTTAATGACCAATGCAAAAGTACTGCGTTTGTATACAAGTGCATCTGGTCGTGAAGTGACTGGAGTTGAAGCAGAAATTTCAGGTAAGCGTCATATATTTTCTGGGGATATTGTTGTTGTCGCTTGTGGTGCAGTCAACTCGGCTGTATTGTTACTCAAATCAGCTAATGACCAACACCCAAATGGATTAGCTAATAGTTCTCATCTTGTAGGACGCAATTATATGGCGCATAAATTTGCAGTGGTCATGGCTTTGAGTGCAAAACAAAATCCTACAAGTTTTCAAAAGACACTTGCTATCAATGATTTTTATTGGGGAGAGAAAGATTTTCCCTACCCGATGGGAAGCATACAATTGTTAGGTAATCTTAACAAAGATAAAATTGCGGCTAACGGACCACCTTTCATGCCTAGCATTTTATCTGAAGCGGTGGCGAATCATTCTGTTGCTTGGCTGCTCATAACTGAGGACTTGCCAGACCCCAATAATCGTGTGCGTGTTGAGGGAGAGAAAATCTTTCTCGACTATACAAATAACAATGAAGAAGCATTGAATCGTTTAATTAAGCGCTGGAATCAAGTGTTGAAATCAATTGAGCACCGTCAGCGAAATGGGGCATTTTCACTCTATGCTAACCTCAAAATGTCCTTACAAGAAGTGACACATCAATGTGGTACTTGTCGTTTTGGTGAAGACCCCAAAACTTCTGTGCTTGACCTCAATTGCCGCACGCATGATGTTGATAATCTTTATGTTGTTGATAGTAGCTTTTTCCCGTCTAGTACTGCTATAAATCCATCACTAACAATTATGGCAAATGCTTTGCGCGTGGGAGACCATTTGCTTGAAAGATTAGGATGTCATCTGAAATCCGGTTAA
- a CDS encoding glycosyltransferase, with the protein MKEFGIFLSKSLLGWLAIQVCLTVVFLLSLRLSQKNLLPDDQLPKTAVILCLRGADPFLTHCLRSLLNQNYPQYNLKLIVDSQEDPAWKIATDTIREQGASNVQISPLRMPRYNCSLKCSSLVQAVSELDDSYKVVALVDADTVVHPNWLRELVSPLAHPKVGATTGNRWYVPTGRYWGSMVRYVGNISTVVQMYLFRIPWGGTLAVKTELLRQTELLDKWGQAFNEDTLIRKVLEKYGMQVKFVPSLMMLNREECELPSLRYSLMRQLLSSRLYHPLWLAVVSDAISSILMPTLVIVLFLAALLTGEWNVVALSFSCYSSYTLGLLLMMLALEQGVQQVIRKHGEPVTKLSAVTVMKMLIAIPLTQWVYGLAMLLSLGMRRVNWRGVSYQIKGPWGIRLVEYRPYQLLDEPGDIKVSI; encoded by the coding sequence ATGAAAGAATTCGGTATATTTCTGTCTAAGTCTTTACTGGGCTGGTTGGCTATTCAGGTGTGTTTAACGGTTGTTTTTTTGTTGTCCCTGCGCTTATCCCAGAAAAACTTATTACCAGACGACCAGTTGCCCAAAACGGCGGTTATTCTCTGTTTACGCGGAGCTGATCCGTTTCTGACTCATTGCTTGCGATCGCTGTTGAACCAGAACTACCCACAGTATAATTTAAAGCTGATCGTTGATAGTCAGGAAGATCCGGCTTGGAAAATTGCCACTGATACGATCCGGGAGCAAGGAGCAAGCAACGTCCAAATCAGCCCTTTAAGAATGCCGCGCTACAATTGCAGTCTCAAATGCAGCTCCCTAGTGCAAGCTGTCTCGGAATTGGACGATTCCTACAAGGTCGTTGCTCTAGTAGATGCCGATACGGTTGTTCATCCTAATTGGCTGCGTGAATTAGTCAGCCCTCTAGCCCATCCCAAAGTCGGGGCGACAACTGGTAATCGTTGGTACGTACCGACAGGGAGATATTGGGGGTCTATGGTGCGGTATGTAGGCAACATATCTACAGTGGTGCAGATGTACCTGTTCCGGATTCCTTGGGGTGGGACTTTGGCTGTGAAAACAGAACTACTTCGGCAAACAGAACTGCTAGATAAGTGGGGGCAAGCCTTCAACGAAGATACCTTGATCCGTAAGGTTTTGGAAAAATATGGAATGCAGGTCAAGTTTGTGCCTTCTCTCATGATGCTCAATCGAGAAGAGTGCGAATTACCTAGCTTAAGATATTCGTTGATGCGCCAACTACTTAGTAGTCGACTTTATCACCCTTTGTGGTTGGCTGTAGTGAGTGATGCTATTTCAAGCATACTGATGCCTACTCTGGTCATAGTGTTGTTTCTGGCGGCGTTGTTGACCGGAGAATGGAATGTTGTGGCTTTGTCGTTTAGCTGCTATAGCAGTTATACGTTGGGATTACTCTTGATGATGCTGGCATTGGAGCAAGGGGTTCAGCAAGTGATTCGCAAACATGGTGAACCAGTGACAAAATTGTCAGCTGTAACAGTCATGAAAATGCTCATAGCGATTCCCTTGACACAGTGGGTTTATGGGTTAGCGATGCTATTATCCCTAGGGATGCGAAGAGTCAACTGGCGCGGCGTCAGCTATCAAATCAAAGGTCCTTGGGGCATCCGTCTAGTTGAATACCGCCCTTATCAGTTATTAGATGAACCTGGTGATATAAAGGTTTCTATATAA